From the genome of Leptodactylus fuscus isolate aLepFus1 chromosome 1, aLepFus1.hap2, whole genome shotgun sequence, one region includes:
- the LOC142189326 gene encoding gastrula zinc finger protein XlCGF66.1-like produces MERDGNKMAESLLNLTLEIIYQLTGEDYTVVKKTSSGRCQAPVYEGYGGTLSPIPGSPPHSLIQEKINGQKILELTNKMLELLTGEVTLLGMLGHYTVTGGVGVMTVSLCCQVPIRCQDVAAYFSMEEWEYLEGHKDLYKEVMMEDHQPLTSAGNRQDYIHMDFHYLSKFHKGWKETRKSWRKVH; encoded by the exons atggaaagagacgggaacaagatggcggaaagtctattaaatctcaccctagagatcatctaccagcttactggagag gattacacagtagtgaagaagacctctagtgggcgctgtcaggctcctgtgtatgaaggatatggaggaaccctgagcccaatcccggggtctccacctcactccctgatacaggagaagatcaatggacagaagatcctagaactcaccaacaagatgctggagctgctgactggagaggtgacactgctgggaatgctgggacattatacagtaactggaggggtcggggtgatgactgtatcattgtgttgtcaggttcctataaggtgtcaggatgtcgctgcctatttctccatggaggagtgggagtatttagagggacacaaggatctgtacaaggaggtgatgatggaggaccaccagcccctcacatcagcaggtaatagacaggactatatacacatggacttccattattt GTCCAAGTTCCACAAAGGAtggaaagaaacaagaaaaagctGGCGGAAAGTccattaa